The Humulus lupulus chromosome 3, drHumLupu1.1, whole genome shotgun sequence genome window below encodes:
- the LOC133825469 gene encoding probable zinc metalloprotease EGY1, chloroplastic has product MEPPEEAEETPQTKLESEKPTLVSSRIDKDVSDPPTPPSFGLAYSNFQVDSFKLMELLGPEKVDPADVKLIKDKLFGYSTLWVTKEKPFGDLGEGVLFVGNLRGNREEVFAKLQSQLVEVTRDKYNLFMVEEPNSEGPDPHGGPRVSFGLLQKEVSEPGPTTLWQYINSLPPEVVKYFIDPNAVEAPDMELLFPFVDSSLPLAYGVLGVLLFHEVGQFLAVFPKKVTLSIPYFIPNITLGSFGAITQVGSFIKKFNVLFVPFLRICSCYSSLVTLCVFQ; this is encoded by the exons ATGGAACCCCCGGAAGAGGCCGAAGAGACACCGCAGACAAAGCTTGAGTCCGAGAAGCCTACTCTGGTTTCTTCCAGG ATTGACAAAGATGTAAGTGAT CCACCAACACCACCATCATTTGGACTGGCTTACAGCAATTTCCAAGTTGACTCTTTTAAATTGATGGAGCTTCTTGGACCAGAGAAGGTTGATCCTGCAGATGTAAAGCTCATTAAGGACAAGCTCTTCGGGTATTCTACATTATGGGTGACCAAAGAAAAGCCTTTTGGAGACCTTGGTGAGGGTGTTCTTTTTGTTGGGAATTTAAGGGGGAACAGAGAAGAAGTGTTTGCCAAACTCCAAAGTCAGCTGGTTGAGGTCACTAGGGACAAGTACAACCTTTTTATGGTGGAAGAACCTAACTCAGAAGGTCCAGACCCACATGGAGGGCCACGTGTTAGCTTTGGCCTGCTGCAGAAAGAAGTCTCAGAACCAGGGCCAACAACACTTTGGCAATAT ATCAATAGTCTTCCACCAGAGGTGGTGAAATATTTCATAGATCCAAATGCAGTTGAGGCACCAGATATGGAGCTGTTATTCCCATTTGTTGATTCTTCTTTGCCCTTAGCATATGGTGTGTTGGGGGTTCTGCTATTCCAT GAAGTTGGGCAGTTTCTGGCTGTATTTCCCAAAAAAGTAACACTTAGCATTCCTTACTTCATTCCTAATATCACCCTCGGAAGTTTTGGTGCTATTACTCAG GTAGgatcatttataaaaaaatttaatgttCTTTTTGTTCCTTTCTTGAGGATATGCTCTTGCTACTCTTCTCTTGTTACTTTGTGTGTGtttcaatga